In one window of Gossypium arboreum isolate Shixiya-1 chromosome 4, ASM2569848v2, whole genome shotgun sequence DNA:
- the LOC108455380 gene encoding F-box protein At2g02240-like, with product MDNKIFRLSTAESVTAWESLLPCQYQDLVPTLVSFSSKKDIYLSLGGNPILIEGGRKYFWLEKASGKKCYMLSPKELYIEWVNTPTYWSWVRILEARFERVPKLISVCWFEIRGKISVCMLSPKTDYKAYLVYKVRNVYGFEFYPVKLSVGVVGTEGSKRAAYLEPERDRIPIDLQPTPNDVQFPKARVDGWLEVEMGEFFNEGCMNAGELEMSALEIEGGNWKGGLIFQGIEIRAIA from the exons ATggataataaaattttcagactCTCAACTGCTGAATCTGTTACTGCTTGGGAAAGCTTGTTGCCGTGTCAATACCAGGATTTAGTTCCCACATTGGTCTCTTTCTCTTCCAAGAAAGATATTTATCTTAGTCTAGGCGGAAACCCTATCCTCATTGAAGGTGGACGGAAG TATTTTTGGTTGGAAAAAGCGAGTGGCAAGAAATGTTACATGCTATCACCCAAGGAACTCTACATTGAATGGGTTAACACTCCAACTTATTGGAGTTGGGTTCGTATACTCGAGGCCAG GTTTGAAAGGGTACCAAAACTTATTAGTGTTTGTTGGTTTGAAATCCGCGGCAAGATTAGTGTGTGCATGCTTTCACCCAAGACGGACTACAAGGCTTACCTTGTATACAAAGTACGTAATGTTTATGGGTTTGAATTTTATCCAGTGAAACTTAGTGTTGGAGTTGTTGGCACTGAAGGTAGTAAAAGAGCTGCCTATTTGGAACCAGAAAGAGACCGTATTCCAATAGATCTACAACCTACACCTAATGATGTTCAGTTCCCAAAGGCTAGAGTAGATGGGTGGTTAGAGGTTGAGATGGGTGAGTTCTTCAATGAGGGATGCATGAATGCTGGGGAATTGGAAATGAGTGCTTTGGAGATTGAGGGTGGTAACTGGAAAGGTGGTCTCATTTTCCAGGGAATTGAGATCAGGGCCATCGCCTAA
- the LOC108456158 gene encoding putative F-box protein PP2-B12 yields MKSKVSEMGGGNGDLSIDTLNLNALPQDCIATIISFTSPRDACRLSIVSTIFKLAAESDAVWESFLPSQYQALIPSSLSFSSKKELYLSLCENPVLIEGGRKSFWLEKVSGKKCYMLSPKDLYIEWVNTPTYWRWVSIPETRFEEVPELLSVCWFEIRGKISISRLSPMTLYKAYLVFKVHDVYGFDYYPVNLSVGLVGTDGSMRTAYLDPEHVLTEQQSTLVEDEMLPKARVDGWLEVELGEFFNEGCIDDGELEMTAIEIDGGNWKGGLIFQGIEIRAVTPNLCDSNLGLDS; encoded by the exons ATGAAATCTAAAGTTTCTGAAATGGGAGGAGGGAATGGAGACCTTAGCATCGACACTCTCAACCTTAATGCTCTTCCACAAGATTGTATCGCCACCATCATTTCCTTTACCTCCCCTCGAGATGCCTGTAGATTGTCGATTGTTTCAACTATATTTAAATTGGCTGCTGAATCCGATGCTGTTTGGGAAAGCTTCTTGCCATCTCAATACCAAGCTTTAATTCCCTCGTCTCTCTCTTTCTCTTCCAAGAAAGAGCTTTATCTTAGCCTCTGTGAGAATCCTGTTCTCATTGAAGGTGGACGAAAG AGTTTTTGGTTGGAAAAAGTGAGTGGCAAGAAATGTTACATGCTGTCACCCAAAGATCTCTACATTGAATGGGTTAACACCCCAACTTATTGGAGATGGGTGTCTATACCCGAGACCAG GTTTGAAGAGGTACCGGAGCTCCTGAGTGTTTGTTGGTTTGAAATCCGTGGAAAGATTAGTATCTCCAGGCTTTCACCCATGACACTTTACAAGGCTTACCTTGTTTTCAAAGTACATGATGTTTATGGGTTTGACTATTATCCTGTGAATCTTAGTGTTGGACTTGTTGGAACTGATGGTAGTATGCGAACTGCATATTTGGATCCAGAACATGTTCTAACAGAGCAACAATCTACACTAGTTGAAGATGAGATGCTCCCAAAGGCTAGAGTAGACGGGTGGTTAGAGGTTGAGTTGGGTGAGTTCTTCAATGAGGGATGCATTGATGATGGGGAATTGGAAATGACTGCTATCGAGATAGATGGCGGTAATTGGAAGGGAGGACTCATTTTCCAGGGGATTGAGATCAGGGCCGTCACGCCTAATCTATGTGACTCAAATTTGGGCTTGGATTCGTGA
- the LOC108455382 gene encoding receptor-like kinase LIP2: MQEGSVEDHLQGKKAQEKPLEWIPRMKIAYGAAQGLEYLHDKTNPPIIYRDFKSSNVLLDEHLNPKLSDIGLDKLDPSTDKMPLQSRSMGTYGYSAPEYSRSGRLTPISDVYSFGVVLLELITGRRVMDTTKPVDEQNLVAWAQPIFREPKRFPEMADPLLKKRFPERDLNQAVGIAAMCLQDEATARPLMSDVVTALSFLSMAKPESCIPPVSSKPQSQECVDDEKLNKQDSESDNESDQDDDDDEDDDDDDDRSSRSHSRSSSIRSRSMNSYGESRVSRDYSRRSNHGSSRSREEISSHGGNVSSRRENRRKSKPSISQDYSQGSQGSSEEERRKSTKLSSSKSSKSVHGNSSKNRRQSKKVTNNSRSSNGES, translated from the exons ATGCAGGAGGGTTCTGTAGAAGATCATCtacaag GCAAAAAGGCTCAAGAAAAGCCATTAGAGTGGATTCCCAGGATGAAAATAGCATACGGTGCAGCTCAAGGTCTAGAGTATTTGCATGATAAGACTAATCCTCCAATTATATATCGTGATTTCAAGTCCTCAAACGTTTTGTTGGATGAACATTTGAACCCAAAACTGTCTGATATTGGACTAGACAAGCTTGATCCTTCAACAGACAAGATGCCTTTGCAGTCAAGGTCGATGGGAACTTATGGTTACAGTGCTCCTGAGTATTCAAGATCAGGTAGACTCACGCCTATTTCAGATGTATACAGTTTTGGAGTCGTTCTATTAGAACTTATCACTGGGAGAAGAGTCATGGACACTACCAAACCTGTTGATGAGCAAAACTTAGTTGCCTGG GCACAACCAATATTCAGGGAACCAAAAAGGTTTCCAGAAATGGCGGATCCTTTGCTTAAGAAGCGATTCCCTGAAAGGGACTTGAATCAAGCTGTTGGGATAGCAGCCATGTGTTTGCAAGATGAAGCTACTGCCCGTCCTTTGATGAGTGATGTGGTGACAGCCTTGAGTTTTCTTTCCATGGCCAAACCAGAGAGTTGTATTCCACCTGTTTCATCTAAGCCGCAATCCCAGGAGTGTGTTGATGATGAGAAGCTGAACAAACAAGATAGTGAATCAGATAACGAATCAGATCAGGATGACGATGACGACGAAGACGATGACGATGACGATGACCGCAGTAGCCGTAGCCATAGCCGTAGCAGTAGCATTAGAAGTAGAAGTATGAATAGTTATGGAGAAAGTCGTGTGAGTCGTGATTATAGTAGAAGATCCAATCATGGAAGTTCCCGTTCAAGAGAAGAAATCAGCAGCCATGGAGGAAATGTGTCTTCGAGACGAGAGAACCGCAGAAAATCAAAGCCTTCAATAAGCCAGGACTACAGCCAAGGGTCGCAGGGTTCAAGTGAGGAAGAAAGAAGGAAATCAACAAAGTTATCAAGCAGCAAAAGCAGCAAATCGGTGCATGGAAATAGCAGTAAGAACCGTAGGCAATCTAAGAAGGTTACTAACAATTCTCGCAGCAGTAATGGAGAATCATAG